From the genome of Fusobacterium varium, one region includes:
- a CDS encoding Predicted membrane protein, with protein sequence MYKYLYYFFIYSFLGWCLEVCYAALNTGKFINRGFLNGPYCPIYGVGVVIIILFVFPLRKNIFVLFIASVILTSLLELATGFALEKIFHYRWWDYSNVPFNIGGYVCLKFSLMWGIACILVVDIIHPLVNDFIKFIPHFVGKILLAIMIIMMTVDLVASVRTVLKLNSRLDRIDKIAVDIHDFSNGIGSKLTSDFLATDEKIKKLNQEKEDLMKKLDWDQRRLLKAFPTMKSNHHKESFDDMKNNLN encoded by the coding sequence ATGTATAAATATCTTTACTATTTTTTTATATATTCTTTTTTAGGTTGGTGTCTGGAAGTATGTTATGCAGCTCTGAATACGGGGAAATTTATTAACAGGGGATTTTTGAATGGACCATATTGCCCTATATATGGTGTTGGAGTTGTTATAATTATCCTATTTGTATTTCCTTTAAGAAAAAATATATTTGTTCTTTTTATTGCTTCAGTCATACTTACTTCCCTCTTAGAATTAGCAACTGGATTTGCTCTGGAGAAAATATTTCATTACAGATGGTGGGATTATTCAAATGTCCCATTTAACATTGGTGGGTATGTATGTCTTAAATTTTCTCTCATGTGGGGAATAGCATGTATTTTGGTTGTAGATATCATTCACCCATTAGTTAATGATTTTATAAAATTTATCCCACACTTTGTTGGTAAAATTTTGTTAGCTATAATGATAATAATGATGACTGTAGATTTAGTAGCTTCTGTAAGAACTGTTTTAAAATTAAATTCCAGATTAGATAGGATAGATAAGATAGCTGTTGATATACATGATTTTTCAAATGGAATAGGAAGTAAATTGACAAGTGATTTTTTAGCTACAGATGAAAAAATAAAAAAATTAAATCAGGAGAAAGAAGATTTAATGAAAAAACTTGATTGGGATCAAAGACGTCTTTTAAAAGCTTTTCCTACTATGAAATCAAATCATCACAAAGAATCATTTGATGACATGAAAAATAATTTAAATTAA
- a CDS encoding putative acetyltransferase — protein sequence MRKYVIRKGTMNDLDELEKLYDSLNDYLEQNINYPGWRKGLYPIRENAAEGIKSENLYVIDINKEIAGTIILSHEPEKAYDKAIWKTENNYENILVIRTFAVHPKFMKNNVGFSLMKFAEKFGKENGMKSIRLDVAVQNTPAISLYEKLGYEYIDTIDLDLNIPWLKWFKLYELLL from the coding sequence ATGCGTAAATATGTTATCAGAAAAGGAACTATGAATGATTTAGATGAATTGGAAAAACTATATGATTCTTTGAATGATTATCTGGAACAAAATATTAATTATCCTGGTTGGAGAAAAGGGTTATACCCAATCAGAGAAAATGCAGCTGAAGGAATCAAAAGTGAAAATTTATATGTAATTGATATAAATAAGGAAATTGCAGGAACTATTATATTGAGCCATGAACCTGAAAAAGCTTATGACAAAGCCATTTGGAAAACTGAAAACAATTATGAAAATATATTAGTTATAAGAACTTTTGCTGTTCACCCAAAGTTTATGAAAAATAATGTGGGATTTTCTCTTATGAAATTTGCAGAGAAATTTGGAAAAGAAAATGGAATGAAGTCTATTCGTTTAGATGTTGCCGTTCAAAATACACCTGCTATATCTCTATATGAAAAATTAGGATATGAGTATATTGATACAATAGATTTAGACCTTAATATACCTTGGCTGAAATGGTTTAAATTATATGAACTTCTTTTGTAA
- the gsiB_6 gene encoding Glutathione-binding protein gsiB precursor, producing the protein MKKKLITILSMALLIFGCSSKDGEKKSDAPKEKVVVVSQGSKPKSLDPYMYNEIPALAVTEQIFNTLLRVDEKGNVVPELAESYEYASPTELIIKIKKNVKFHNGDTMTINDVVFSLNRMLEKPASRIMVEIIDKIDIIDDSTIKLTLKNSSAPLLFSLAHPLTAILSEKDTKAKNDMIATEPMGTGPYKFVSWGDGEKIEFVAFDDYFEGRPKIDKLVIRAITENSSRLAALETGEVDIAYSIAPVDTGVIENNKKLELISAPTTSTEYITLNTTKAPFNNKDFRVALNYALDKQSMADSVFMGKATPATTIVNPNVFGYSSEVPGFEYNPEKAKELIKKSGVTNPNFKLYVNDNAVRLQLAQIVQANFKEVGIDMEIETLEWGAYLQRTAQGEHTAFIGGWVSGTSDADIVLYPLLHSSSHGGAGNRAFYTNKEFDKEVELARATSDPEVRKIHYKNAQMILQEESPLIVLLYKNENIGINKRIKGFKYDPTTMHNLYNLDVVEVK; encoded by the coding sequence ATGAAGAAAAAGTTAATTACAATCTTAAGTATGGCTCTCCTTATTTTTGGATGTTCATCTAAAGATGGAGAAAAGAAATCAGATGCACCAAAAGAAAAAGTAGTGGTAGTTTCACAAGGATCTAAACCAAAAAGTCTTGACCCTTATATGTACAATGAAATCCCTGCTCTTGCTGTTACAGAACAAATTTTTAACACTCTTTTAAGAGTTGATGAAAAAGGAAATGTAGTTCCTGAACTGGCTGAATCATATGAATATGCTTCTCCTACAGAACTTATTATCAAAATCAAGAAAAATGTAAAATTCCATAATGGAGATACTATGACTATCAATGATGTGGTTTTCAGTCTTAATAGAATGCTTGAAAAGCCTGCCAGCAGAATCATGGTTGAAATTATTGATAAAATAGATATTATAGATGATTCAACTATTAAACTTACTCTAAAAAATAGTTCAGCACCGTTATTATTTAGTCTAGCTCACCCATTAACAGCTATACTAAGTGAAAAAGATACAAAAGCTAAAAATGATATGATTGCTACTGAACCTATGGGAACTGGACCTTACAAATTTGTAAGCTGGGGAGATGGAGAAAAAATTGAATTTGTAGCCTTTGATGACTATTTTGAAGGAAGACCTAAAATAGACAAACTTGTAATAAGAGCTATAACTGAAAATAGTAGCAGACTTGCAGCTCTTGAAACTGGAGAAGTTGATATTGCTTATTCTATAGCTCCTGTAGACACTGGAGTTATCGAAAATAATAAAAAGCTTGAGCTTATTTCTGCTCCAACTACATCAACAGAATATATAACTTTAAATACAACTAAAGCTCCTTTTAACAACAAAGATTTCAGAGTTGCTTTAAATTATGCACTTGATAAACAAAGTATGGCTGACTCTGTATTTATGGGAAAAGCTACACCTGCTACTACTATAGTTAATCCAAATGTTTTTGGTTATTCAAGTGAGGTTCCTGGATTTGAATATAACCCAGAAAAAGCTAAAGAGCTTATAAAAAAATCTGGTGTTACTAATCCAAACTTTAAATTATATGTAAATGACAATGCTGTAAGATTACAGCTAGCTCAAATAGTTCAGGCTAACTTTAAAGAAGTTGGAATAGATATGGAAATAGAAACTCTTGAATGGGGAGCTTATCTGCAAAGAACTGCTCAAGGTGAACATACTGCTTTCATAGGTGGTTGGGTATCTGGAACTTCTGATGCTGATATCGTTCTTTATCCACTTCTTCACAGCAGTTCACATGGTGGAGCTGGAAACAGAGCTTTCTATACTAACAAAGAATTTGATAAGGAAGTAGAACTTGCTCGTGCAACTTCTGATCCAGAAGTAAGAAAAATTCATTATAAAAATGCTCAAATGATATTACAGGAAGAATCTCCATTAATTGTTCTTCTATACAAAAATGAAAATATAGGAATTAATAAGAGAATTAAAGGATTTAAATATGATCCAACTACAATGCATAATTTATATAATCTAGATGTAGTAGAAGTAAAATAA
- the gatC_2 gene encoding PTS system galactitol-specific EIIC component: MPRMTKLLMEGLIPLSEAAQEFMSSRFPGRKVYIGLDGAIAIGDPTIMSVGVMMVPMSLLLAVILPGNTMLPFADIGIIPILLTWAIIPAKGNIFRAFISSMIIMSLILLIGSSMAPLLTRVAGEVGFDIPKGVGSVSSVDAGSHVISYIMWKVFGIFK; this comes from the coding sequence ATGCCTAGAATGACTAAGCTTTTAATGGAAGGATTAATTCCATTATCAGAAGCAGCTCAAGAATTTATGAGCAGCAGATTTCCAGGAAGAAAAGTATATATAGGTCTTGATGGAGCAATAGCAATAGGAGATCCAACAATTATGTCAGTAGGTGTTATGATGGTTCCTATGTCACTTCTTTTAGCAGTAATACTTCCAGGAAATACAATGCTTCCATTTGCAGATATAGGTATTATTCCAATTCTTTTAACATGGGCAATAATTCCAGCAAAAGGAAATATATTCAGAGCATTTATTTCTTCTATGATTATAATGTCTTTGATACTTCTTATTGGTTCATCAATGGCACCTCTTTTAACTAGAGTGGCAGGGGAAGTTGGTTTTGATATACCAAAAGGTGTAGGAAGTGTATCTTCAGTTGATGCTGGTTCACATGTGATTTCATATATTATGTGGAAAGTATTTGGAATATTTAAGTAA
- a CDS encoding PTS system galactitol-specific transporter subunit IIB — translation MGIFSKFLKNDKVEKVEAREEKTEIKISTGNKKYKTIIACGSGIATSTMARSKIEKGLEERGILLDVTQCKIGELEGMAKTLKPDFVVHTVVLPKDQKFDCPVFQEYHF, via the coding sequence ATGGGAATATTTAGCAAGTTTTTAAAAAATGATAAAGTAGAAAAAGTAGAGGCAAGAGAAGAAAAAACTGAAATAAAAATAAGCACAGGGAATAAAAAATATAAAACAATTATTGCGTGTGGAAGTGGGATAGCTACTTCAACAATGGCTAGAAGCAAAATAGAAAAAGGACTTGAAGAGAGAGGGATTCTTTTAGATGTTACTCAATGTAAAATAGGTGAACTTGAAGGAATGGCAAAAACTTTAAAACCTGACTTTGTAGTACATACAGTAGTTTTACCAAAAGATCAGAAATTTGATTGCCCTGTTTTTCAGGAGTACCATTTTTAA
- the fucA_2 gene encoding L-fuculose phosphate aldolase yields the protein MKLQTEREKVVKYLNLLIEKGLTKGTGGNISIYNEKENLVAISPSSVPYDILKPEDIMVVDLDGKVVDGNPMYVPSSETGMHLKVYKGREDIKALVHTHAMYCTTISCLREPLKAVDYMLAITGTNEVKCAEYAMFGTPELAENAFEAMRGAKACLLANHGVNVGAIDIENAFAITEYVEFCAELYVKARSIGNPVILSKEEIDRHIAKFGSYCKL from the coding sequence ATGAAATTACAAACTGAAAGAGAGAAAGTTGTAAAATATTTAAATCTTTTAATTGAAAAAGGATTAACAAAAGGAACTGGGGGAAATATATCTATTTACAATGAAAAAGAAAATCTAGTAGCAATATCTCCAAGCAGTGTTCCTTATGATATTTTAAAACCTGAAGATATTATGGTTGTAGATTTAGATGGGAAAGTAGTAGATGGAAATCCTATGTATGTGCCTTCTTCAGAAACAGGAATGCATTTAAAAGTATACAAGGGAAGAGAAGATATTAAAGCTCTTGTCCATACTCATGCAATGTACTGTACAACAATTTCATGTTTAAGAGAACCATTAAAAGCTGTTGATTATATGCTGGCAATAACAGGAACTAATGAGGTGAAATGTGCAGAATATGCAATGTTTGGAACCCCAGAATTAGCAGAAAATGCCTTTGAAGCTATGAGAGGAGCAAAGGCTTGTTTATTAGCAAATCATGGGGTTAATGTAGGAGCAATAGATATAGAAAATGCTTTTGCAATAACAGAATATGTAGAATTTTGTGCAGAACTTTATGTAAAAGCCAGAAGCATAGGTAATCCAGTAATACTTTCTAAGGAAGAGATAGATAGGCATATTGCCAAATTTGGTTCATACTGCAAACTATAA
- a CDS encoding PTS system galactitol-specific transporter subunit IIA, giving the protein MFEKKYIFRLNEKLTRDEVLETVGNKFYHDGIVTTGFVKAIQQREKDFPTGMILEKGTNIAISHTDDKYVIKDRIAIIIADNPVIFKSIENGKNDIKCNIFFVMALTKENKNEILSAMADLFENYEDILKKFPLMTDEEILDILL; this is encoded by the coding sequence ATGTTTGAAAAAAAATACATATTCAGATTAAATGAAAAACTTACAAGAGATGAAGTGTTAGAAACTGTTGGAAATAAATTTTATCATGATGGAATTGTAACAACAGGTTTTGTAAAAGCAATACAGCAGAGAGAAAAAGATTTTCCAACAGGAATGATTTTAGAAAAAGGCACTAATATAGCTATTTCACACACAGATGATAAATATGTAATAAAAGATAGAATAGCAATAATTATAGCTGATAATCCTGTTATTTTTAAAAGTATAGAAAATGGAAAAAATGATATAAAGTGTAATATATTTTTTGTAATGGCATTAACTAAAGAAAATAAAAACGAAATATTATCAGCTATGGCTGATTTATTTGAAAATTATGAAGATATCCTGAAAAAATTTCCTTTAATGACAGATGAAGAAATATTGGATATTCTTTTATGA
- the ulaC_1 gene encoding Ascorbate-specific phosphotransferase enzyme IIA component: MEIIKKYSSIENEEELEKILADYFKNIENKEIEKFIELSLKDILPLKNIKIMKNAKTWEKAIFQAGKILYDNGYIKKNYIFEMIEKIKELGLYMMIGEAIILPHADIGENVIKTGISYLQLIEPVKIEDDIEIKHIFALASCDKNEHIKGLLELKKNIDENNLKEILEKCSTSEEIFNIIENISK, translated from the coding sequence ATGGAAATAATTAAGAAATATTCCAGTATAGAGAACGAGGAAGAATTAGAAAAAATATTAGCAGATTATTTTAAAAATATTGAAAATAAAGAGATAGAAAAATTTATAGAACTATCATTAAAAGATATTCTTCCTTTAAAAAACATAAAAATAATGAAAAATGCAAAAACATGGGAAAAAGCTATATTCCAAGCAGGAAAAATACTTTATGACAATGGTTATATAAAAAAGAACTATATTTTTGAAATGATAGAGAAAATAAAAGAACTTGGTTTATATATGATGATTGGAGAAGCTATAATTCTACCTCACGCAGATATTGGAGAAAATGTTATTAAAACAGGAATTAGTTATCTGCAATTAATAGAACCTGTAAAAATTGAAGATGATATAGAAATAAAACATATTTTTGCACTGGCAAGCTGTGATAAAAATGAACATATAAAAGGTCTGCTTGAATTAAAGAAGAATATAGATGAAAATAATCTAAAAGAAATTTTAGAAAAATGTAGTACATCAGAAGAAATTTTTAACATAATTGAAAATATTAGCAAATAA
- a CDS encoding MORN repeat variant gives MFKKLLLILAAFSIIGCSLSEVDISKKQKRNGIVYIVNEEKPYSGIITGKYENGKLKIKEAFKDGKYNGEQFTYYDNGQIQSKATFENGVAVGTFYEYYKNGAVAYTGNFLNGKREGEWNRYTNENEPILTEIYKDGELVDVKQYLVDTDKLKEKIKDFFN, from the coding sequence ATGTTTAAAAAACTTTTACTAATCCTTGCAGCTTTTTCAATAATAGGGTGTAGTCTAAGTGAAGTTGATATTTCAAAAAAACAAAAAAGAAATGGAATTGTATATATAGTAAATGAAGAAAAACCTTATTCTGGAATTATTACAGGAAAATATGAAAATGGGAAATTAAAAATAAAAGAAGCTTTTAAAGATGGAAAGTATAATGGAGAGCAATTTACATATTATGATAATGGACAGATACAGTCAAAAGCTACTTTTGAAAATGGTGTAGCTGTTGGAACTTTTTATGAGTATTATAAAAATGGAGCTGTTGCTTATACTGGAAATTTTCTTAATGGAAAAAGAGAGGGTGAATGGAACAGATATACAAATGAAAATGAGCCTATTCTTACTGAAATATATAAAGATGGAGAACTTGTAGATGTTAAACAGTACTTAGTAGATACAGACAAGTTGAAGGAAAAAATAAAAGATTTTTTTAACTAA
- the licR_1 gene encoding Probable licABCH operon regulator, whose translation MFIDNKKIILLNHLNEDIEKVSEILGISERTIRYRIEDLNEFFIDEKIDYKIIIENRIIKGFGNLEEVIKELEDKNYNFSKSERLEIIFLFLLISSDGCKADEICSLVDISRSTFKIDMRFIRQEFEKKELKVISKANKGLIILGNEIIIRKLLLEKLKKIFEIENKKLKFFEKISSYEVNIIKNYISPHNIQTVTQYLEKLKIVLNKKISDEAYQILMIYLLIVIKRLKNNLTLEKKLQNQEFIKSTYDFEIVKSNIFILENNENIKMNELEIIKITEFLLGAHTYNFKYSFYENWIYIEKMADDLIKKVSEKINLNILKDSTLRDGLINHLIPTIYRLKNDIELENSIHREIIEQYPVLYSEVKTALKKIEDFIGKEFSENETSFFVVHFVLSIKRMAEKLEEKKKILIVCGLGYGTSNLLKQEMEELFDVEIKDLVPLNNLKNIDISEIDFIITTTDIKN comes from the coding sequence ATGTTTATAGATAATAAAAAAATTATATTATTAAATCATTTAAACGAGGATATAGAAAAAGTCTCTGAAATTCTAGGCATATCTGAAAGAACCATCAGATATCGTATAGAAGATTTGAACGAATTTTTTATTGATGAAAAAATTGATTACAAAATAATTATAGAAAACAGGATAATAAAAGGGTTTGGAAATCTTGAAGAAGTGATAAAAGAGCTTGAAGATAAAAATTATAATTTCTCAAAATCAGAAAGACTAGAAATAATATTTTTATTTTTGTTAATTTCAAGTGATGGATGCAAAGCAGATGAAATATGTAGTTTAGTTGATATAAGCAGAAGTACATTTAAAATTGATATGAGATTTATAAGACAAGAATTTGAAAAGAAAGAATTAAAAGTAATTTCTAAGGCTAATAAAGGTCTTATAATTTTAGGAAATGAAATTATTATTAGAAAACTTCTATTAGAAAAACTAAAAAAGATTTTTGAAATAGAAAATAAAAAATTAAAATTTTTTGAAAAAATAAGCAGTTATGAAGTCAATATAATAAAAAATTATATAAGTCCACATAATATTCAAACAGTAACACAATATCTGGAAAAATTAAAGATAGTTTTAAATAAAAAAATTTCAGATGAAGCTTACCAAATTCTTATGATTTATCTCCTTATAGTAATTAAAAGGTTAAAAAATAACTTAACATTAGAAAAAAAATTACAGAATCAAGAATTTATAAAATCAACCTATGATTTTGAAATTGTAAAAAGTAATATTTTTATTTTAGAAAATAATGAAAATATTAAAATGAATGAATTAGAAATTATTAAAATAACAGAATTTCTTTTAGGAGCACATACTTATAATTTTAAATATTCTTTTTATGAAAACTGGATTTATATTGAAAAAATGGCAGATGATCTCATTAAAAAAGTAAGTGAAAAAATTAATTTGAACATATTAAAAGACAGTACTTTAAGAGATGGATTGATAAATCACCTTATACCTACAATATACAGATTAAAAAATGATATAGAGCTTGAAAATTCAATTCACAGGGAAATCATAGAACAATATCCTGTTCTCTATAGTGAAGTAAAGACAGCATTAAAAAAAATAGAAGATTTTATAGGGAAGGAATTTTCTGAAAATGAAACATCATTTTTTGTAGTTCATTTTGTACTTTCTATAAAAAGAATGGCTGAAAAATTAGAAGAGAAGAAAAAAATTTTAATAGTATGTGGATTAGGATATGGAACTTCTAATCTCTTAAAACAAGAAATGGAAGAACTTTTTGATGTTGAAATAAAAGATCTAGTTCCTTTAAATAATTTGAAAAATATTGATATAAGTGAAATTGATTTTATAATCACTACGACAGATATAAAAAATTAG
- the ypdE gene encoding Aminopeptidase ypdE, with product MNIDLDYILETTVELLGIPSPVGFTDAAMNRVGEELNALNVPFKMTKKRAIIAFIEGENRNYKKMISAHLDTLGAVVKKIKPNGRLELINVGGCPWAGVEGENLTVHTLDGREYEGTLLPTKCSVHIYGDVAREMPRTAETMEVRLDEDVHTAEDTEKLGIRVGDFVSYETRTRITENGYIKSRYLDDKLCVAQILGYIKFLNDYNLKPKSDLYIYFSNYEEIGHGVSVIPEDLDEFIALDIGLVGADALGDERKVSIAAKDNKTPYDIEVRKGLMRAAEEMDINYTVDVYNRYGSDASAAVLQGFDFKCGCIGPSVDASHHYERTHIDGVVETVRLMIAYL from the coding sequence ATGAATATTGATTTAGATTACATCTTAGAAACAACAGTTGAACTTCTTGGTATTCCAAGTCCTGTTGGTTTCACAGATGCTGCTATGAACAGAGTGGGAGAAGAACTTAATGCTCTTAATGTCCCTTTCAAAATGACAAAAAAAAGAGCTATCATTGCTTTCATCGAAGGAGAAAACAGAAACTATAAAAAAATGATTTCTGCTCACCTTGATACTCTAGGTGCAGTAGTAAAAAAGATAAAACCTAATGGAAGGCTAGAACTAATTAATGTTGGAGGTTGTCCTTGGGCTGGAGTAGAAGGTGAAAATCTTACTGTACATACACTAGACGGAAGAGAATATGAAGGAACTTTGCTCCCTACAAAATGTTCTGTACACATTTATGGAGATGTAGCTAGAGAAATGCCTAGAACTGCTGAAACTATGGAAGTTAGATTAGATGAAGATGTTCATACAGCAGAAGATACAGAAAAATTAGGAATTAGAGTGGGAGATTTTGTTTCTTATGAAACTCGTACTAGAATCACTGAAAATGGTTACATAAAATCTAGATATCTTGATGATAAATTATGTGTAGCTCAAATCTTGGGATATATAAAATTTCTTAATGATTATAATCTAAAACCAAAATCTGATCTTTATATCTATTTTTCTAACTATGAAGAAATTGGTCATGGAGTATCTGTTATTCCAGAGGACCTTGATGAATTCATAGCTTTGGATATTGGTTTAGTTGGAGCAGACGCTCTTGGAGATGAAAGAAAAGTCAGCATTGCTGCTAAAGATAATAAAACTCCATATGACATAGAAGTGAGAAAAGGACTTATGAGAGCTGCTGAAGAAATGGATATCAATTATACAGTTGATGTATATAATAGATATGGTTCTGATGCCAGTGCTGCAGTGCTTCAAGGTTTTGACTTCAAATGTGGTTGCATCGGTCCAAGTGTAGATGCTTCTCACCATTATGAGAGAACTCATATTGATGGTGTAGTTGAAACAGTAAGACTTATGATTGCATACTTATAA
- the gatC_3 gene encoding PTS system galactitol-specific EIIC component, translating into MNIIQALLDMGAVVVLPIIIFILGLIFRLKPKEAFKSGLTIGIGFIGINLIIGMMVSNLGTATQKMSENFNLNLTTMDVGWPVEAAMSFATPLVVWIFILAIGINFIMLALNWTNVMNVDLWNFWHFIFTGALVYYSTGSFVLAMIASAITIIIILKLADWAAPIISKYFGMEGVTFAHVETINWLPVGYAINKLIDMIPVIKDIKMELKEKDNTSSLMSIFGDPAIMGLILGL; encoded by the coding sequence ATGAATATAATACAAGCATTGCTTGATATGGGAGCAGTTGTTGTTTTACCAATAATCATTTTTATTTTAGGATTGATATTTAGGTTAAAGCCAAAAGAAGCTTTCAAATCTGGGTTGACTATTGGAATTGGCTTTATAGGAATAAATCTTATTATAGGAATGATGGTTTCTAACTTGGGAACTGCAACACAGAAAATGTCTGAAAATTTTAATCTTAATCTGACTACAATGGATGTAGGATGGCCTGTTGAAGCAGCTATGTCCTTTGCAACTCCTCTTGTTGTATGGATATTTATACTTGCAATAGGAATAAATTTTATTATGCTTGCTTTAAATTGGACAAATGTAATGAATGTAGATCTTTGGAATTTCTGGCATTTTATATTCACAGGTGCATTAGTATACTATAGTACAGGTTCTTTTGTTCTTGCAATGATAGCCTCTGCAATAACTATTATAATAATTTTAAAGCTGGCAGACTGGGCAGCTCCAATAATAAGTAAATATTTTGGTATGGAGGGAGTAACATTTGCCCATGTCGAGACAATAAACTGGCTTCCAGTAGGATATGCAATTAATAAATTAATAGATATGATACCAGTTATCAAAGATATAAAAATGGAATTAAAAGAAAAGGATAATACTAGTTCATTGATGTCTATATTTGGAGACCCTGCTATAATGGGATTGATATTAGGGTTATAA
- the braC gene encoding Leucine-, isoleucine-, valine-, threonine-, and alanine-binding protein precursor, translating to MKKFTVALLGLSLLLTSCGGNSEKPAAATEKKEPEVIKIGGLAPLTGGLAIYGTTASNASKLAFEEINANGGILGKKVEFIVYDEKGDSTEAVTAYNRLVDDGVVALIGDITSKPTLAVAEIAAQDNMPMITPTGTQYNITEAGPNVFRVCFTDPYQGVVLANFAQQKLNAKTAAILVNNSSDYSDGIAKSFTEEAEKLGITIVGKEGYADGDKDFKAQLTKIAPTNPDVLVIPEYYEQAALIATQAREVGIKSTFIGPDGWDGIAKALDKSAYGAIENSYFTNHYSTQDTSEKVQNFIKSYKAKYNEDPSAFSALGYDAAYIVKASIEKAGSTDKKAVVEAMKNINYDGVTGQLTFDAKNNPVKAVTIIKVVDGNYTFDSVIQPK from the coding sequence ATGAAAAAATTTACCGTAGCTTTATTAGGACTTTCGTTGTTACTGACATCATGTGGAGGAAACAGTGAAAAACCAGCAGCAGCAACTGAGAAAAAAGAACCTGAAGTTATTAAAATCGGAGGATTAGCTCCACTTACTGGAGGACTTGCTATATATGGTACTACAGCATCAAATGCAAGTAAATTGGCTTTTGAGGAAATCAATGCTAATGGAGGAATTCTAGGAAAAAAAGTAGAATTTATTGTCTATGATGAAAAAGGAGATTCTACAGAGGCAGTTACTGCATATAATAGATTAGTTGATGATGGAGTTGTAGCACTTATTGGTGATATTACATCTAAGCCAACTCTGGCAGTTGCAGAAATTGCTGCACAGGACAATATGCCTATGATTACACCTACTGGAACTCAATATAATATCACTGAAGCAGGACCGAATGTATTCCGTGTATGTTTTACTGATCCATATCAAGGAGTTGTTTTGGCAAATTTTGCACAACAAAAGCTTAATGCAAAAACTGCTGCTATCTTAGTAAATAACTCAAGTGACTATTCTGATGGAATTGCTAAATCATTTACTGAAGAAGCTGAAAAACTTGGAATTACTATTGTAGGAAAAGAGGGATATGCAGATGGAGATAAAGACTTTAAAGCTCAGTTAACAAAAATTGCTCCAACTAATCCTGATGTTTTAGTTATACCTGAATATTATGAACAGGCAGCTTTAATTGCAACTCAAGCAAGAGAAGTTGGAATCAAATCTACTTTTATTGGTCCAGATGGTTGGGACGGAATTGCTAAAGCACTAGATAAATCAGCTTATGGTGCTATTGAAAATAGTTATTTTACAAATCACTATTCAACACAGGACACTTCTGAAAAAGTACAAAACTTTATTAAATCTTATAAAGCTAAATACAATGAAGATCCATCTGCTTTCTCTGCTTTGGGATATGACGCTGCTTATATCGTAAAAGCTTCTATTGAAAAAGCTGGTTCTACAGATAAAAAAGCTGTTGTTGAAGCAATGAAAAATATAAATTATGATGGTGTAACTGGACAACTTACTTTTGATGCTAAAAATAACCCAGTAAAAGCTGTAACTATTATCAAAGTTGTAGATGGAAACTACACATTTGATTCAGTTATTCAGCCTAAATAG